Within Candidatus Dojkabacteria bacterium, the genomic segment CGTTGAGACGACCGATGAAAGTGCTGCAACTGAAGTCGAGAACGGTGGATTGCCAGAGCAGACCTTCCTTATCTACGTACATGAAGATTGCCCTCACTGCCAGAGAGTTGAAGCATTTGTTGAAGAGCAGGGGATACAGGACCAGGTAGAATATGTGGAGCTAAAGAATAACCAGGAGAATATGGATGCGCTTCAAGCTGAATGGGAGAAATTTAATGTGCCTACAAGTGATCAAGGATGGCCGTTTATGGTTTATGAAGATGAGAACGGTGATGAGACCTACGCGACCGGTGACGAGCCAATTATCCAGATCTTGAGCCAGTACAACGGTATCCCATACACAGCTCCTGATAATGGAGAGGATACTACTACATCTGATTCGCCTAGTGGTGGGTTGGGTGACAGCGTATTCCTAGTGTTAGGAGGAGTTGTACTGATGTTCATCGTCGGCTACGGAGTGTATTCAGCTGCTAGCAAGAAATAGTAAGTCTTAGCAGGCTTCGATACGTTGTGGGCTTCTACTTGCTCGACCCGATTCGTGAAATTTCCATAAATATGTGTTAAACATGTATATGGAAAGAACACGTTTTGCGGCCGTTGCAGGACAATTTTACCCTTTGGATCCGGCCGAACTTGAGGGCTCAATAGCAGATATGCTCGACCCTTCAGCTGAAGATATCATTGATAGCCGGAGATTCAAGGCATTTATACTTCCACACTCCAGCTATAAGCAGTGTGGCGTGGTGATGGGTGCAGGATATGCCAAGCTGCTTGAAAGAGAGATAGATGAGGTATTTGTGATGTCAGGCACACATTTCCATCAAGCAGAAGGCGTCATAATGTCTGACTTTAGCAGGTGGGAGACGCCTTTGGGCTATGTTGAGGAATCACATAGGCGGAATCAGATCGCCGGCTCGGATGATTCAGCGGCTCAAAACCTTATACAGCAAGACAATGATCCATTCGACGGCGAGCATGCAATCGAGGTGCATCTTCCTGTGCTGCAGTATCTGTGGGGTGAAGAGTTTAGATTCTTACCACTGATTATTGGCAAGGGTAGCCCGAGGCTTGCAGCAAATAGCTTGGTCAAATTTATTGACCCTGATGATTTGATCATATGCAGCAGCGAGCTTTCGCACGGATATCCAGCAGACTACGCTAAGGATATAGACAAGCGAGCGATTGATTCGATACTGAAGCTCGATGTCGATGCTATCTTGCACGACTCATTTAAGGCGTTCTCTATAAATTCAATAGCCACTCTCGTCGAGATTGCTAGGCTGAAAGTATGGAAAGCGGAGCTATTGATGTATAAAAACTCATCTGAGTTTGTCAAAAATGACAGCAAAACCTCCGGCTATGTTGCGATTGGCTTCTACTGATAGAGCCAAGCCGGCTCTCTGTGTATAATCCGGTATGGTTAAGAAATCTCGATATTACAAGAATGCTGAAGGTGGCGAAATAATTTCGCTGGTTGACCCATTTAATGAAATTGTTAAAGATGGCGAGGTCGATTCATCGGGTGTGAGACTTAATCAGGGCGGAAAGTTAATGCAGCTCAACTATGGGCAGATTGTGCTGATAAAGAAATTAAAGCTTCGTGAATTTCTCATTAACCACCATGATGAAGAGTGTATAGCCGTAACCATGATAGGAAACAATCTTCGCATTACCTATGACCAGCAGTGGGGCACGTCGCAATATGCCACTGTAGCGCAACAGGAATGGGGTAGGGCAGCTGCAAATAAGAAAGTCGCATCAATTGGCAGCTACTACTCACCAGAAGCGCTAGTCGAGTACGCTCATGCATCCAACGTTCGCAATATCTTCTTTATGGGGTTTGAACCCACAAGCTGTTGGGACTATGTCTCGGATGTCTCAGAAGTAGCTAAAGATAAGGAATTAAAAGTTGGAGTGATCACGCATGGCTATTTCTCGGAAATGGTCTGCAGGGAAATGACCACACAGCTCAGTTATATTGTGTATCAGCTCGACTCGCTCCAATCCTTTTTCATGAAAAAGCATCTTAAAGCCAACCTAGAAATCATAACATCGAACATAGAGCGTAGCTTCAAGTCAATCGCTCATCTAGAGCTCTCAACCTATTTTATTCCTGGAGAAAATGACACCATGCATGATATAAAGCTCTTCATAAAAGTCATTAAATCACTGGACAAGAAGGTGTCGTGGCAGCTTAGGCGATTCTTGCCAGAGTACCGCGTGCTGGATAAGCCTGTCACGTCGGATGAAAAACTTCGTCAGATATGTGAAGCAGCTCGTGCCGAGGGAATTGATGTTAAGGTAGTGTAAAGAGCAATTTTGATTCACACTCTACCATGGTGTACCCTATAAGGTAAGGAAGCTAAATTTTAATATTTTCACACCATGGACGATCGCATCAAGATTACATTTAACAATATGGAGCCGTCGGACGCCCTCAAAGAGTACCTAAATGAGAAGATATTAAAGCATAAGAGTGAGCATCTCTTAGAGAAAATGACCATGGCAGAAGTGCATCTGACCGAGAATGTGCATGCAAAGGGTGTTGATAAGGACTTTCAGCTAGATATCAATGTTGATGTCCCTGGAAATAGAGTCCATGTAGAAGCAGCTGGAAGCGACATGTATGCGTTAGTTGATGAGGCAACGGATAAGCTTTTCAGAGTGTTGCAGAAAAATAACGATAAACAGAAGAAGAGTGAAGGCTCGACACCTTGGAGGGTGTTAGAAGCAGAAGCAGCTGCAGAAGCGATGAAGGCTGATGTTGACGACGATGATGAATATGCTGGTGTCGAATAGCTTATAAAACAGAACCCCGCTATCCGTAGCTTTAGCGAAGGATAGCGGGGTGATTACCTAGATAAGCTATTTTAGCTTCTGTTCTGGAACTCTTCCCAGATCGAGCCCAAAATATCTCTTGTAGTCTTTAGAACCCCATAGCTGACATCTGTATCCTCAGCATAGTTATTCTTTACAGTTAC encodes:
- the raiA gene encoding ribosome-associated translation inhibitor RaiA; protein product: MDDRIKITFNNMEPSDALKEYLNEKILKHKSEHLLEKMTMAEVHLTENVHAKGVDKDFQLDINVDVPGNRVHVEAAGSDMYALVDEATDKLFRVLQKNNDKQKKSEGSTPWRVLEAEAAAEAMKADVDDDDEYAGVE
- a CDS encoding glutaredoxin domain-containing protein, with the protein product MFRKYLAALFVTAFVALFSVTTVFAQDTEETLDVETTDESAATEVENGGLPEQTFLIYVHEDCPHCQRVEAFVEEQGIQDQVEYVELKNNQENMDALQAEWEKFNVPTSDQGWPFMVYEDENGDETYATGDEPIIQILSQYNGIPYTAPDNGEDTTTSDSPSGGLGDSVFLVLGGVVLMFIVGYGVYSAASKK
- the amrB gene encoding AmmeMemoRadiSam system protein B; the protein is MERTRFAAVAGQFYPLDPAELEGSIADMLDPSAEDIIDSRRFKAFILPHSSYKQCGVVMGAGYAKLLEREIDEVFVMSGTHFHQAEGVIMSDFSRWETPLGYVEESHRRNQIAGSDDSAAQNLIQQDNDPFDGEHAIEVHLPVLQYLWGEEFRFLPLIIGKGSPRLAANSLVKFIDPDDLIICSSELSHGYPADYAKDIDKRAIDSILKLDVDAILHDSFKAFSINSIATLVEIARLKVWKAELLMYKNSSEFVKNDSKTSGYVAIGFY